A single region of the Streptomyces vilmorinianum genome encodes:
- a CDS encoding (2Fe-2S)-binding protein, which produces MSDEHQAGGWEPIPQNEGYDGDATAFVQLPPEFMLDGVPLEAPGHGYVPPMITPLTPLTPAAATDPAATGAWTVQLPTEAEPVEQPVEQPVEAVEPDPHATGQWNFAESSETGQWSIPVAQDSSDESGEFTTSMLAQYASSAPATLPGGAPAPWAEPEAESAPEPEPEPEPELEPEPEPEPVADEAPQPEPVPEEPPSQAPLPPPLSTGNSADSDEHPHTSYVLRVNGADRPVTDSWIGESLLYVLRERLGLAGAKDGCSQGECGACNVQVDGRLVASCLVPAATAAGSEVRTIEGLAADGEPSDVQRALARCGAVQCGFCVPGMAMTVHDLLEGNHAPTELETRQALCGNLCRCSGYRGVLDAVREVVAEREAHAAASAEQADEARIPHQIPHPHDGGMA; this is translated from the coding sequence GTGAGCGACGAGCACCAGGCGGGCGGCTGGGAGCCGATCCCGCAGAACGAGGGCTACGACGGCGATGCCACCGCCTTCGTGCAGCTGCCGCCGGAGTTCATGCTGGACGGCGTCCCGCTGGAGGCGCCGGGCCACGGCTACGTACCGCCGATGATCACGCCGCTGACGCCACTGACGCCCGCGGCGGCGACGGACCCGGCGGCGACGGGGGCGTGGACGGTGCAGCTGCCGACGGAGGCCGAGCCGGTCGAGCAGCCCGTCGAGCAGCCGGTCGAGGCCGTCGAGCCGGATCCGCACGCGACGGGTCAGTGGAACTTCGCGGAGTCGTCGGAGACCGGCCAGTGGAGCATTCCGGTCGCTCAGGACTCTTCGGACGAGTCGGGCGAGTTCACGACCTCGATGCTGGCGCAGTACGCGAGCAGCGCACCGGCGACGCTGCCCGGGGGCGCACCGGCGCCATGGGCGGAGCCGGAGGCCGAGTCGGCGCCTGAGCCGGAGCCCGAGCCTGAGCCCGAGCTTGAACCCGAGCCCGAGCCCGAGCCCGTGGCGGACGAGGCACCGCAACCGGAGCCCGTACCGGAAGAACCGCCTTCCCAGGCCCCCCTGCCCCCGCCGTTGTCCACGGGCAACAGCGCGGACAGCGACGAGCACCCGCACACCTCGTACGTCCTGCGGGTGAACGGCGCCGACCGCCCCGTCACGGACTCGTGGATCGGCGAGTCGCTGCTCTACGTCCTGCGCGAGCGGCTCGGTCTGGCCGGAGCCAAGGACGGCTGCTCCCAGGGCGAGTGCGGCGCGTGCAACGTTCAGGTCGACGGCCGGCTCGTCGCCTCCTGCCTGGTGCCCGCGGCGACGGCCGCCGGCAGTGAGGTGCGGACGATCGAGGGCCTCGCGGCCGACGGCGAACCCTCGGACGTCCAGCGCGCCCTCGCCCGCTGCGGAGCCGTCCAGTGCGGCTTCTGCGTCCCCGGCATGGCCATGACCGTGCACGACCTGCTCGAGGGCAACCACGCCCCGACCGAGCTGGAGACCCGCCAGGCGCTCTGCGGCAACCTGTGCCGCTGCTCCGGCTACCGGGGCGTGCTCGACGCCGTCCGCGAGGTCGTCGCCGAACGCGAGGCGCACGCGGCCGCGTCCGCCGAGCAGGCGGACGAAGCGCGCATCCCGCACCAGATCCCCCACCCGCACGACGGAGGCATGGCGTGA
- a CDS encoding beta-N-acetylhexosaminidase: MTDNDLVPAPLLTERRGTASGPAPGHVSLDERTTIDAGPGTQGTARWLRTVLGAATGLPLADGSGPHRILLRVGDEVARERGPEGYRLSTDGSVADADADADAAVVIEGGSPAGVFWGAQTLRQLLGPDAYRKAPVARGERAWDLPPVTVTDAPRFRWRGLMLDVARHFMPKDDVLRQLDLLAAHKLNVFHFHLTDDQGWRIEIERHPRLTEVGAWRARTKWGHRASPLWNESPHGGYYTQDDIREIVAYAAERHITVVPEIDIPGHSQAAIAAYPELGNTDVVDTASLTVWDTWGINPNVLAPTDAVLRFYEGVFEEVLDLFPSTFVHVGGDECLKDQWKESATAQARIKELGLADENELQSWFIRHFDRWLAARGRRLIGWDEILEGGLADGAAVSSWRGYGGGISAAEAGHDVVMCPEQQVYLDHRQAPGEDEPMPIGYVRTLEDVYRFEPVPPGLSPEAAAHILGTQANVWTEVMENRARVDYQVFPRLAAFAEVAWSDLPAPGERDFAAFERRMTAHYRRLDALGVDYRPPAGPLPWQQRPAPEGIECSLGRPIEGAPPNV; the protein is encoded by the coding sequence ATGACCGACAACGACCTCGTCCCCGCCCCTCTCCTGACGGAGCGCCGGGGCACCGCCTCCGGTCCAGCCCCCGGTCACGTCTCGCTCGACGAGCGGACGACCATCGACGCCGGCCCGGGGACGCAGGGCACCGCCCGCTGGCTGCGTACGGTGCTCGGCGCCGCCACCGGCCTGCCGCTGGCGGACGGCTCCGGCCCGCACCGCATCCTGCTGCGGGTCGGCGACGAAGTGGCGCGCGAGCGGGGGCCGGAGGGCTACCGCCTGTCCACGGACGGTTCCGTCGCGGATGCGGATGCGGATGCGGACGCGGCCGTCGTCATCGAGGGCGGGAGCCCCGCCGGAGTCTTCTGGGGCGCCCAGACGCTCCGCCAGCTCCTCGGGCCCGACGCGTACCGCAAGGCGCCCGTGGCGCGCGGCGAGCGCGCCTGGGACCTGCCCCCGGTCACCGTCACCGACGCGCCCCGCTTCCGGTGGCGCGGCCTCATGCTCGACGTCGCACGGCACTTCATGCCCAAGGACGACGTGCTGCGCCAGCTCGACCTCCTGGCCGCCCACAAGCTCAACGTCTTCCACTTCCACCTCACCGACGACCAGGGCTGGCGCATCGAGATCGAACGCCACCCCCGGCTCACCGAGGTCGGCGCGTGGCGGGCGCGCACCAAGTGGGGGCACCGGGCGTCGCCGCTGTGGAACGAGAGCCCGCACGGCGGGTACTACACGCAGGACGACATCCGCGAGATCGTCGCGTACGCCGCCGAGCGGCACATCACCGTGGTCCCCGAGATCGACATCCCGGGCCACTCCCAGGCCGCCATCGCCGCGTACCCCGAGCTCGGCAACACCGACGTCGTCGACACGGCCTCGCTCACCGTCTGGGACACCTGGGGCATCAACCCCAACGTCCTCGCCCCCACCGACGCCGTCCTCCGCTTCTACGAGGGCGTCTTCGAGGAGGTCCTGGACCTCTTCCCGTCCACCTTCGTGCACGTCGGCGGCGACGAGTGCCTCAAGGACCAGTGGAAGGAGTCCGCGACGGCCCAGGCCCGCATCAAGGAGCTGGGTCTCGCCGACGAGAACGAGCTGCAGTCCTGGTTCATCCGGCACTTCGACCGCTGGCTCGCCGCCCGCGGACGCCGTCTGATCGGCTGGGACGAGATCCTGGAGGGCGGACTCGCGGACGGGGCCGCCGTCTCCTCCTGGCGGGGCTACGGGGGCGGGATCAGCGCCGCCGAGGCCGGCCACGACGTCGTCATGTGCCCCGAGCAGCAGGTCTACCTGGACCACCGTCAGGCGCCCGGCGAGGACGAGCCGATGCCCATCGGATACGTACGGACCCTGGAGGACGTCTACCGCTTCGAGCCCGTACCGCCGGGCCTGAGCCCCGAGGCCGCCGCCCACATCCTGGGCACCCAGGCCAACGTGTGGACCGAGGTCATGGAGAACCGCGCCCGCGTCGACTACCAGGTCTTCCCGCGCCTGGCCGCCTTCGCCGAGGTCGCCTGGTCGGACCTCCCCGCACCCGGGGAGCGCGACTTCGCCGCCTTCGAGCGCCGCATGACCGCCCACTACCGCCGCCTCGACGCCCTCGGCGTCGACTACCGGCCGCCCGCCGGACCGCTGCCCTGGCAGCAGCGCCCCGCCCCAGAAGGAATCGAATGCAGTCTCGGCCGCCCGATCGAGGGGGCGCCCCCGAACGTGTGA
- a CDS encoding FAD binding domain-containing protein — protein sequence MTTHAPQTAQSVTLPASLDEAVAALTAMPAAVPVAGGTDLMAAVNKGQLRPAGLVGLGRINEIRGWQYQDGHALLGAGLTHARMGRPDFAALIPALAAAARAAGPPQIRNAGTLGGNIVTAAPTGDSLPVLAALEADLVVMGPVGTREIPISHLLAGRDLLAPGELVAFVRVPLLHAPQVFLKATGRTGPARATASVAVVLDPARRGVRCAVGAIAPMPLRPLEAEHWIASLVDWDGDRGLAPEALTAFGEYVAAACIPDPPGDEQLPPAVLHLRRTVAALARRGLGRALS from the coding sequence TTGACCACGCACGCACCACAGACGGCGCAGTCCGTGACGCTGCCCGCCTCGCTCGACGAGGCCGTGGCGGCGCTCACCGCCATGCCGGCCGCCGTGCCCGTCGCGGGCGGCACCGACCTGATGGCCGCCGTCAACAAGGGCCAGCTCAGGCCCGCCGGACTCGTCGGCCTGGGCCGGATCAACGAGATCCGCGGCTGGCAGTACCAGGACGGCCACGCCCTCCTCGGTGCCGGCCTCACGCACGCCCGGATGGGCCGCCCCGACTTCGCGGCCCTCATCCCCGCCCTCGCCGCGGCCGCCCGTGCCGCGGGACCGCCCCAGATCCGCAACGCGGGCACCCTCGGCGGCAACATCGTCACCGCGGCCCCCACGGGCGACTCACTGCCCGTCCTGGCCGCCCTGGAGGCGGACCTGGTCGTCATGGGCCCGGTCGGTACGCGCGAGATCCCCATCTCCCACCTGCTGGCGGGGCGCGACCTGCTGGCGCCGGGCGAGCTGGTCGCGTTCGTCCGCGTACCGCTCCTGCACGCCCCGCAGGTCTTCCTCAAGGCCACCGGCCGCACCGGCCCGGCCCGCGCCACCGCCTCCGTCGCGGTCGTCCTCGACCCGGCCAGGCGCGGGGTGCGCTGCGCGGTCGGCGCGATCGCTCCGATGCCGTTGCGCCCCCTGGAGGCGGAGCACTGGATCGCCTCGCTGGTGGACTGGGACGGGGACCGGGGCCTTGCCCCGGAGGCGCTGACGGCGTTCGGCGAGTACGTGGCCGCCGCCTGTATCCCGGATCCTCCGGGCGACGAGCAGCTGCCGCCGGCCGTACTGCACCTGCGGCGCACGGTCGCCGCGCTGGCCCGTAGGGGACTGGGGAGGGCGCTGTCGTGA
- a CDS encoding extracellular solute-binding protein: MKLSARITRAAARTAAGAAARTAAPLAALVLAGLTATACAPQTSQGGAPADEKSGTLRVWLFQEVDNAPKKRVVDAVVAAFEQRHEGTDVEVEYIPVDTRAQRVKAAFNDPASAPDLIEYGNTDTAGYVKDGGLADISAEFGAWAEAEDTDPAARASVTVDGKIYGAPLFVGVRALYYRTDVFDALGLTAPTSQAELIATAKKVHKARPELYGIAVGGAYTYGAMPFIWAHGGELATREGSSYKAAVNSEAARKGIAAYTSLFGDDNCPAAKCAQMGGNATVTAFASGKAAMAIGGDFSHAAVEAGAVKGKYAVVPLPGLKAGSIAPAFAGGNNLGVMKSSSHRTLTVDLMKSLAGKETQSAFFDAMGFLPTYTDVRAEAARKEPFVKPFIDTLGAGATFVPASPGWGQIDASLVLPTMFQEIVSGRKDVKTAADDAAKKMDAAFAAAG; this comes from the coding sequence ATGAAGCTTTCTGCCCGTATCACCAGAGCTGCTGCCCGAACCGCCGCCGGAGCCGCTGCCCGAACCGCCGCCCCGCTCGCCGCGCTTGTGCTCGCCGGCCTCACCGCCACCGCCTGCGCCCCCCAGACCTCCCAGGGCGGGGCGCCGGCCGACGAGAAGAGCGGCACCCTCCGCGTCTGGCTCTTCCAGGAGGTCGACAACGCCCCCAAGAAGCGGGTGGTCGACGCGGTCGTCGCCGCCTTCGAGCAGCGGCACGAGGGGACCGACGTCGAGGTCGAGTACATCCCCGTCGACACCCGCGCCCAGCGCGTCAAGGCCGCCTTCAACGACCCCGCCTCCGCGCCCGACCTCATCGAGTACGGCAACACCGACACCGCCGGCTACGTGAAGGACGGCGGACTGGCCGACATCAGCGCCGAGTTCGGGGCCTGGGCCGAAGCCGAGGACACCGACCCCGCCGCCAGGGCCTCCGTCACCGTGGACGGCAAGATCTACGGCGCCCCGCTCTTCGTCGGCGTCCGCGCGTTGTACTACCGCACCGACGTCTTCGACGCGCTCGGCCTGACCGCCCCCACGTCCCAGGCGGAGCTGATCGCCACCGCGAAGAAGGTCCACAAGGCCAGGCCCGAGCTCTACGGGATCGCCGTCGGCGGCGCGTACACCTACGGCGCGATGCCGTTCATCTGGGCCCACGGCGGCGAACTCGCGACGCGGGAAGGGAGTTCGTACAAGGCCGCCGTCAACAGCGAGGCCGCGCGCAAGGGGATCGCCGCCTACACCTCGCTCTTCGGCGACGACAACTGCCCGGCCGCCAAGTGCGCGCAGATGGGCGGCAACGCGACCGTGACCGCCTTCGCCTCCGGCAAGGCCGCCATGGCGATCGGGGGCGACTTCAGCCACGCGGCGGTCGAGGCGGGCGCGGTGAAGGGGAAGTACGCGGTCGTGCCGCTGCCCGGCCTGAAGGCCGGCTCGATCGCCCCGGCCTTCGCGGGAGGCAACAACCTCGGCGTGATGAAGAGCAGTTCGCACCGCACGCTCACCGTCGACCTGATGAAGTCCCTCGCGGGCAAGGAGACGCAGAGCGCGTTCTTCGACGCGATGGGCTTTCTGCCGACCTACACCGACGTACGGGCCGAGGCGGCGCGGAAGGAGCCCTTCGTGAAGCCCTTCATCGACACGCTCGGCGCCGGCGCCACGTTCGTCCCCGCGTCCCCGGGCTGGGGGCAGATCGACGCCTCGCTGGTGCTGCCGACGATGTTCCAGGAGATCGTCAGCGGCCGTAAGGACGTGAAGACCGCCGCGGACGACGCCGCGAAGAAGATGGACGCGGCGTTCGCGGCCGCGGGCTGA
- a CDS encoding carbohydrate ABC transporter permease yields MALVTAERTKKAPAPVRPRPRRRPRRPSAGRTSWLYLLPALVVLGGLLVYPIYQLGLISFLEYTQAQVSGGEPTSFQGFGNYTALFSDPQFWQVLLATVLFAAACVVTTLAVGCALAVLLTRVRAVPRLALMLAALGAWATPAVTGSTVWVLLFDPDFGPVNRLLGLGDFSWTYGRYSAFALVLFEVVWCSFPFVMVTVYAGIKAIPSEVLEAAALDGASQWRIWRSVMAPMLRPILVVVTIQSIIWDFKVFTQIYVMTNGGGIAGQNLVLNVYAYQKAFASSQYSLGAAIGVVMLLILLAVTLVHLRLLRRQGEDL; encoded by the coding sequence ATGGCTCTCGTCACCGCGGAACGTACGAAGAAGGCTCCGGCCCCTGTCCGCCCCCGCCCCCGCCGCCGACCCCGCCGCCCAAGCGCCGGCCGGACCTCCTGGCTCTACCTCCTGCCCGCGCTCGTCGTCCTCGGCGGCCTGCTGGTCTACCCGATCTACCAGCTCGGGCTCATCTCCTTCCTGGAGTACACCCAGGCCCAGGTCAGCGGCGGTGAACCCACCTCCTTCCAGGGCTTCGGCAACTACACCGCCCTCTTCTCCGACCCGCAGTTCTGGCAGGTCCTCCTCGCCACGGTCCTGTTCGCCGCCGCGTGCGTGGTGACCACCCTCGCGGTCGGCTGCGCGCTCGCGGTCCTGCTGACCCGCGTACGGGCCGTGCCCCGCCTCGCGCTCATGCTCGCCGCGCTCGGCGCCTGGGCCACCCCCGCCGTCACCGGCTCCACCGTCTGGGTCCTGCTCTTCGACCCCGACTTCGGCCCCGTCAACCGGCTGCTCGGCCTCGGCGACTTCTCCTGGACGTACGGGCGGTACAGCGCCTTCGCCCTGGTCCTCTTCGAGGTCGTCTGGTGCTCGTTCCCGTTCGTGATGGTCACCGTCTACGCGGGCATCAAGGCCATCCCGTCCGAGGTCCTGGAGGCGGCGGCCCTCGACGGCGCCTCGCAGTGGCGGATCTGGCGCTCGGTCATGGCGCCGATGCTCAGGCCGATCCTGGTCGTCGTCACGATCCAGTCGATCATCTGGGACTTCAAGGTCTTCACCCAGATCTACGTGATGACGAACGGCGGCGGTATCGCCGGCCAGAACCTCGTCCTCAACGTGTACGCCTACCAGAAGGCCTTCGCCTCCTCCCAGTACAGCCTGGGCGCGGCGATCGGCGTCGTCATGCTGCTGATCCTGCTGGCGGTGACCCTGGTCCATCTGCGCCTGCTCCGACGCCAGGGAGAGGACCTGTGA
- a CDS encoding carbohydrate ABC transporter permease gives MTSVRIRRPRRPGRLAAEAAVLLVAAVVAFPLYWMVLSAFKPAGEIQSTHPRPWTLSPSLDSFRRVFEQQEFGRYFLNSLIVAGTVVLASALIAFLAATAVTRFRFRFRTTLLVMFLVAQMVPIEALTIPLFFLMRDFGQLNTLGSLILPHIAFSLPFAIWMLRGFVKAVPEALEEQAAIDGASRSRFLWQILFPLVFPGLVATSVFSFISTWNDFLFAKSFLISDTSQSTLPMALLVFFKPDENDWGGIMAGSTVMTIPVLVFFVLVQRRLVSGLGGAVKD, from the coding sequence GTGACCTCCGTACGGATACGCCGTCCCCGCCGTCCCGGCCGCCTCGCGGCGGAGGCCGCCGTCCTCCTCGTCGCGGCCGTCGTCGCCTTCCCGCTGTACTGGATGGTCCTCTCGGCCTTCAAGCCGGCCGGCGAGATCCAGTCCACGCACCCCCGCCCCTGGACCCTGTCCCCGTCCCTCGACTCCTTCCGGCGCGTCTTCGAACAGCAGGAGTTCGGCCGGTACTTCCTCAACTCGCTGATCGTCGCCGGTACGGTCGTCCTCGCCTCCGCGCTGATCGCGTTCCTCGCGGCGACGGCGGTGACCCGGTTCCGCTTCCGGTTCCGGACGACGCTGCTGGTCATGTTCCTGGTCGCCCAGATGGTGCCGATCGAGGCGCTGACGATCCCGCTCTTCTTCCTGATGCGGGACTTCGGCCAGCTCAACACCCTGGGCTCGCTGATCCTGCCGCACATCGCCTTCTCCCTCCCGTTCGCGATCTGGATGCTGCGCGGGTTCGTGAAGGCGGTCCCGGAGGCGCTGGAGGAACAGGCGGCGATCGACGGCGCGAGCCGCAGCCGGTTCCTGTGGCAGATCCTCTTCCCGCTGGTCTTCCCGGGGCTCGTGGCGACCAGCGTCTTCTCGTTCATCTCGACCTGGAACGACTTTCTCTTCGCGAAGTCGTTCCTCATCAGTGACACCTCGCAGTCCACGCTCCCGATGGCGCTGCTGGTCTTCTTCAAGCCGGACGAGAACGACTGGGGAGGCATCATGGCGGGGTCGACCGTGATGACGATCCCGGTGCTCGTCTTCTTCGTACTCGTACAGCGCCGTCTGGTCTCGGGACTGGGCGGGGCGGTGAAGGACTGA
- a CDS encoding xanthine dehydrogenase family protein molybdopterin-binding subunit, translating to MSSDATTATTTALESLGSGPRQELPPHGLGASLPPADARAKTEGTFPYASDLWAEGLLWAAILRSPHPHARIVSIDTAAAADMPGVRAVVTHADVPGEATYGRTVADRPVFAADLVRHHGEAIAAVAADHPDTARLAAAAIAVEYEILEPVTDPEKAFAAEALHPDGNLIRHIPLRFGDAEATGEVVVEGLYRIGRQDPAPIGAEAGLAVPRPDGGVEIYTASTDPHTDRDLAAACFGLSPDQVKVVVTGVPGATGDREDPGFQIPLGLLALRTGCPVKLTATREESFLGHAHRHPTLLRYRHHADAEGRLVKVEAQILLDAGAYADASSESLAAAVSFACGPYVVPHAFIEGWAVRTNNPPSGHVRGEGAMQVCAAYEAQMDKLAAKLGVDPAELRMRNVLATGDILPTGQTVTCPAPVAELLSAVRDFPLPSLPMDTPEADWLLPGGPEGAGEPGAVRRGVGYALGMVHMLGAEGADEVSTATVRVQDGVATVICSAVDTGSGFSTLARQIVQEILGLEEVHVASVDTDQPPAGPATHGRHTWVSGGAVERAAKMVRTQLLQPLAHKFGMSTELLQITDGKITSYDGVLSTTVTEAMDGKELWATAQCRPHPTEPLDDSGQGDAFVGLAFCAIRAVVDVDIELGSVRVVEMAVAQDVGRVLNPAQLTARIEAGITQGVGAALTENLRTARGLIRHPDFTGYALPTALDAPDIRIVKLVEERDVVAPFGAKAASAVPVVTSPAAVASAVRAATGRPVNRLPIRPQAAVASVNA from the coding sequence GTGAGCAGCGACGCGACCACCGCCACCACCACGGCGCTCGAAAGCCTCGGCTCCGGTCCCCGTCAGGAGCTGCCCCCGCACGGTCTGGGCGCCTCGCTCCCGCCGGCCGACGCGCGGGCCAAGACCGAGGGCACGTTCCCGTACGCCTCCGATCTGTGGGCCGAGGGCCTGCTGTGGGCCGCCATCCTGCGCTCGCCGCACCCGCACGCCCGGATCGTCTCGATCGACACGGCGGCGGCGGCCGACATGCCCGGCGTACGGGCCGTGGTCACGCACGCCGACGTGCCGGGGGAGGCGACGTACGGCAGGACCGTGGCCGATCGTCCGGTCTTCGCGGCCGACCTGGTCCGCCACCACGGCGAGGCGATCGCGGCCGTGGCCGCCGACCACCCGGACACGGCGCGGCTCGCGGCGGCGGCGATCGCCGTCGAGTACGAGATCCTCGAGCCGGTCACGGACCCGGAGAAGGCCTTCGCGGCCGAGGCGCTGCACCCGGACGGGAACCTGATCCGCCACATCCCGCTGCGCTTCGGCGACGCGGAGGCGACGGGCGAGGTCGTCGTCGAGGGGCTGTACCGGATCGGCCGGCAGGACCCGGCCCCGATCGGGGCGGAGGCGGGCCTCGCCGTCCCGCGCCCGGACGGCGGCGTGGAGATCTACACGGCCTCCACCGACCCGCACACGGACCGGGACCTGGCGGCGGCCTGCTTCGGCCTCTCGCCGGACCAGGTCAAGGTCGTCGTCACCGGCGTGCCGGGGGCGACCGGCGACCGTGAGGACCCGGGCTTCCAGATCCCGCTGGGCCTGCTGGCGCTGCGTACCGGCTGCCCGGTCAAGCTCACCGCTACGCGCGAGGAGTCCTTCCTCGGCCACGCCCACCGCCACCCGACGCTGCTGCGCTACCGCCACCACGCGGACGCTGAGGGCCGGCTGGTGAAGGTCGAGGCCCAGATCCTGCTCGACGCCGGCGCCTACGCCGACGCGTCCTCCGAGTCCCTCGCCGCGGCCGTCTCCTTCGCCTGCGGTCCGTACGTCGTCCCGCACGCCTTCATCGAGGGCTGGGCGGTCCGTACGAACAACCCGCCGTCCGGCCATGTGCGGGGCGAGGGCGCGATGCAGGTGTGCGCGGCGTACGAGGCGCAGATGGACAAGCTGGCGGCGAAGCTGGGCGTGGACCCGGCCGAGCTGCGCATGCGCAACGTCCTGGCGACGGGCGACATCCTCCCGACGGGCCAGACGGTGACCTGCCCGGCCCCGGTGGCCGAACTCCTCTCCGCTGTCCGGGACTTCCCGCTTCCTTCCTTGCCGATGGACACCCCTGAGGCGGACTGGCTGCTCCCGGGCGGCCCGGAGGGCGCGGGCGAGCCTGGCGCGGTACGGCGGGGCGTCGGCTACGCGCTCGGCATGGTCCACATGCTCGGCGCGGAGGGCGCGGACGAGGTCTCGACGGCGACGGTACGGGTCCAGGACGGCGTGGCCACGGTCATCTGCTCGGCCGTCGACACGGGTTCGGGCTTCTCGACCCTGGCGCGCCAGATCGTCCAGGAGATCCTGGGCCTTGAGGAGGTCCACGTCGCCTCGGTCGACACGGACCAGCCCCCGGCGGGCCCGGCGACGCACGGCCGCCACACGTGGGTGTCGGGCGGTGCGGTGGAGCGTGCGGCCAAAATGGTCCGGACTCAACTCCTCCAGCCCCTGGCGCACAAGTTCGGGATGTCGACGGAGCTGCTGCAGATCACGGACGGCAAGATCACGTCGTACGACGGCGTCCTGTCGACCACGGTCACGGAGGCCATGGACGGCAAGGAACTCTGGGCCACGGCCCAGTGCCGCCCCCACCCCACCGAGCCCCTGGACGACTCGGGCCAGGGCGACGCCTTCGTGGGCCTCGCCTTCTGCGCGATCCGCGCGGTCGTGGACGTCGACATCGAACTGGGCTCGGTCCGCGTGGTGGAGATGGCGGTCGCCCAGGACGTCGGCCGCGTCCTCAACCCGGCCCAGCTGACCGCCCGCATCGAGGCCGGCATCACCCAGGGCGTCGGCGCGGCCCTCACGGAGAACCTCCGCACGGCCCGCGGCCTGATCCGCCACCCGGACTTCACGGGCTACGCCCTCCCGACGGCCCTGGACGCCCCGGACATTCGCATCGTGAAACTCGTCGAGGAGCGCGACGTGGTGGCCCCCTTCGGCGCGAAGGCGGCGAGCGCGGTCCCGGTGGTCACCTCCCCGGCGGCGGTGGCCTCGGCGGTCCGCGCGGCGACGGGCCGCCCGGTGAACCGCCTGCCGATCAGGCCGCAGGCGGCGGTGGCTTCCGTCAACGCGTAG